From Halotia branconii CENA392, the proteins below share one genomic window:
- the psaB gene encoding photosystem I core protein PsaB codes for MATKFPKFSQDLAQDPTTRRIWYGIATGNDFESHDGMTEENLYQKIFATHFGHLAIIFLWASSLLFHVAWQGNFELWIKDPLHVRPIAHAIWDPHFGKPAVEAFTQAGASNPVNIAYSGVYHWWYTIGMRTNGELYTGSVFLLLLAALFLFAGWLHLQPKFRPSLSWFKSAEPRLNHHLAGLFGVSSLAWAGHLIHVAIPESRGQHVGWDNFLTTAPHPAGLTPFFTGNWGVYAQNPDTAGHVFSTSEGAGTAILTFLGGFHPQTESLWLTDMAHHHLAIAVLFIVAGHMYRTNFGIGHSIKEMLNSKSGLVPGSKSEGQFNLPHQGLYDTINNSLHFQLSLALAALGTITSLVAQHMYSLPPYAFIAKDYTTQASLYTHHQYIAGFLMVGAFAHAAIFWVRDYDPEQNKGNVLDRVLKHKEAIISHLSWVSLFLGFHTLGLYVHNDVVVAFGTPEKQILIEPVFAQFIQASHGKVLYGLNTLLSNPDSVAYTAYPNYGNVWLGGWLDAINNSTNSLFLTIGPGDFLVHHAFALAIHTTTLVLVKGALDARGSKLMPDKKDFGYAFPCDGPGRGGTCDISAWDSFYLAMFWMLNTIGWVTFYWHWKHLGVWQGNVAQFNENSTYLMGWFRDYLWANSAQLINGYNPYGVNNLSVWAWMFLFGHLVWATGFMFLISWRGYWQELIETLVWAHERTPLANLVRWKDKPVAMSIVQGRLVGLAHFTVGYVLTYAAFLIASTAGKFG; via the coding sequence ATGGCAACAAAATTTCCCAAATTTAGCCAGGATCTCGCACAGGACCCGACTACTCGTCGGATATGGTATGGGATCGCCACAGGCAACGACTTTGAAAGCCACGATGGCATGACTGAAGAAAATCTTTACCAAAAGATTTTCGCCACTCACTTCGGTCACTTGGCAATCATTTTCCTGTGGGCTTCCAGCCTCCTGTTTCATGTAGCCTGGCAAGGTAACTTTGAACTGTGGATCAAAGATCCCCTTCACGTCCGTCCCATCGCCCATGCGATTTGGGACCCCCACTTCGGTAAACCTGCTGTTGAAGCTTTTACCCAAGCTGGCGCTAGTAATCCTGTAAACATTGCTTATTCTGGTGTTTACCACTGGTGGTACACCATTGGTATGCGGACGAACGGTGAACTGTATACAGGTTCAGTGTTCCTGCTATTGTTGGCAGCACTGTTCTTGTTTGCTGGTTGGTTGCACTTGCAACCCAAGTTCCGTCCTAGCCTCTCTTGGTTCAAGAGTGCTGAACCCCGCCTCAACCACCACTTGGCTGGTTTGTTTGGTGTTAGTTCTTTGGCTTGGGCTGGTCACTTGATTCACGTTGCTATCCCCGAATCCCGCGGACAGCACGTAGGTTGGGATAACTTCTTAACCACTGCGCCCCACCCAGCAGGCTTAACACCTTTCTTTACAGGTAACTGGGGTGTTTACGCTCAAAACCCGGATACAGCTGGTCATGTATTCAGCACATCTGAAGGTGCAGGTACAGCGATTCTGACTTTCTTGGGTGGTTTCCATCCTCAGACAGAGTCTCTGTGGCTGACTGATATGGCTCACCACCACTTGGCGATCGCAGTGCTTTTCATTGTTGCCGGTCACATGTACCGCACTAACTTTGGAATTGGTCACAGCATCAAAGAAATGCTGAACTCCAAATCTGGTTTAGTACCCGGTAGCAAGAGTGAAGGTCAATTTAACCTGCCTCACCAAGGTCTTTACGACACCATTAACAACTCGCTGCACTTCCAATTGTCCCTAGCTTTAGCGGCATTAGGAACTATCACTTCTTTAGTGGCGCAGCACATGTACTCTTTGCCTCCCTACGCATTTATTGCGAAGGATTACACGACTCAGGCATCGCTGTACACCCACCACCAGTATATTGCTGGCTTCTTGATGGTTGGTGCTTTCGCCCACGCTGCCATCTTCTGGGTACGTGACTACGACCCCGAACAAAACAAGGGCAACGTACTTGACCGCGTATTGAAGCACAAAGAAGCGATTATTTCTCACCTCAGTTGGGTATCGCTCTTCTTAGGTTTCCATACTTTAGGCTTGTACGTACACAACGACGTAGTAGTTGCTTTCGGTACACCTGAAAAGCAAATCTTGATTGAGCCTGTGTTTGCTCAGTTCATTCAAGCTTCTCACGGTAAAGTACTGTACGGTTTAAACACCCTACTGTCTAACCCCGATAGCGTTGCTTATACAGCCTATCCTAACTACGGTAACGTTTGGTTAGGTGGTTGGTTGGATGCCATCAACAACAGCACCAACTCTCTGTTCTTAACAATTGGCCCTGGTGACTTCCTGGTACACCACGCATTCGCTTTGGCTATTCACACCACCACCTTAGTACTTGTTAAAGGTGCTTTGGATGCCCGTGGTTCTAAGCTGATGCCCGACAAAAAGGACTTCGGCTATGCCTTCCCTTGCGACGGCCCTGGTCGTGGCGGTACTTGCGATATCTCCGCTTGGGACTCTTTCTACCTCGCTATGTTCTGGATGCTTAATACCATTGGTTGGGTAACTTTCTACTGGCATTGGAAGCATCTAGGTGTCTGGCAGGGTAACGTTGCTCAGTTCAACGAAAACTCTACGTATCTCATGGGTTGGTTCCGTGATTATCTCTGGGCTAACTCTGCTCAGTTAATTAACGGATACAATCCCTACGGTGTGAATAACCTGTCTGTCTGGGCTTGGATGTTCCTATTCGGACACTTAGTTTGGGCTACAGGCTTCATGTTCCTGATCTCTTGGAGAGGTTACTGGCAAGAGTTGATTGAAACTCTTGTTTGGGCGCACGAGCGTACTCCTCTAGCTAACTTGGTTCGCTGGAAAGATAAGCCCGTTGCCATGTCTATCGTTCAAGGTCGTTTGGTTGGTCTAGCTCACTTCACTGTTGGCTATGTCCTTACCTACGCAGCGTTCTTGATTGCCTCTACGGCTGGTAAGTTCGGTTAA